The Pseudosulfitobacter pseudonitzschiae genome includes a region encoding these proteins:
- a CDS encoding LamB/YcsF family protein: MQVDLNADMGESFGPWNMGDDASLLTTVTSANIACGAHAGDPDVMATTMGIALQNGVGIGSHPGFPDLQGFGRRRIHMPAGSLQNSIRCQVGASLGMAAALGASVRHVKLHGALGNMTSEDEDMARACYEAALSVDENLIVMVLAATAQERAVRSLGCKFACEIFADRAYNDDATLVDRSIPGAVIHDPQVAGQRMVDMVKAQAIITDSGKHIETPIDTICLHGDTPTAVQIAAAVRDTLEAANITVTQFAGRTA, translated from the coding sequence ATGCAAGTGGATCTGAACGCCGATATGGGCGAAAGCTTTGGCCCGTGGAACATGGGTGACGACGCCAGCCTGCTGACCACGGTCACGTCAGCCAATATTGCCTGCGGGGCCCATGCGGGCGACCCTGACGTGATGGCCACGACGATGGGCATCGCGCTGCAAAACGGTGTCGGCATCGGGTCGCACCCAGGCTTTCCCGACCTTCAGGGTTTTGGCCGCCGTCGCATCCACATGCCCGCCGGATCGCTGCAAAACTCGATCCGCTGTCAGGTGGGTGCCTCGCTGGGCATGGCCGCAGCTCTGGGTGCATCGGTGCGCCACGTCAAGCTGCACGGCGCATTGGGCAACATGACCTCGGAAGACGAAGACATGGCCCGCGCCTGCTATGAAGCGGCGCTATCGGTGGATGAAAACCTGATCGTGATGGTGCTGGCCGCTACGGCACAGGAACGCGCAGTGCGCAGTCTTGGCTGCAAATTCGCCTGCGAAATCTTTGCAGACCGCGCCTATAACGACGATGCCACGCTGGTCGACCGCTCGATCCCCGGCGCTGTGATCCACGACCCGCAGGTTGCAGGGCAGCGCATGGTGGACATGGTCAAGGCGCAGGCAATCATCACCGATTCAGGCAAGCATATAGAAACCCCGATCGACACCATCTGCCTGCACGGCGACACGCCCACAGCCGTTCAGATCGCCGCTGCGGTGCGCGATACGCTGGAGGCGGCGAATATCACCGTCACCCAATTCGCAGGCCGCACTGCCTAA